One genomic segment of Eikenella corrodens includes these proteins:
- the mreC gene encoding rod shape-determining protein MreC, which yields MSQEINFVSPIISSAGKLVLLGIASMALMVLDNRYAALQQAKSYVATGLYPLQWVARQPAEWASGSMVFMRDKRQLLAENTRLKEENARLNMQLQLQAPAARELSELKTLNHLQPLLAPKTVLAEIVSNGRIPRADRLLITKGSSSGIQVGDPVSDEKGLIGQVTGVQPATAEVTLINNRQSVIPAMVAESGVRTLVYGRGETLDLRYFPVSAELKEGDLLVTSGIDSIYPAGIPIAKVTHADRNSGTPYYRTVLTPAANLSSSSYVLVIPQKPQSPARLPETASEPPIEQEAQE from the coding sequence ATGTCGCAAGAAATCAATTTTGTCAGCCCGATTATCAGCTCTGCCGGCAAGCTGGTGCTGCTGGGGATAGCCTCAATGGCACTGATGGTGTTGGACAACCGTTATGCGGCATTGCAGCAGGCTAAATCTTATGTGGCCACCGGGCTCTATCCCTTGCAATGGGTTGCACGCCAGCCGGCCGAATGGGCAAGCGGCAGCATGGTATTTATGCGTGACAAACGGCAACTACTTGCCGAAAACACTCGCCTGAAAGAAGAAAACGCTCGCCTGAATATGCAACTGCAGCTGCAAGCACCAGCGGCACGAGAATTGAGCGAGCTGAAAACGCTGAACCATTTGCAGCCACTGCTCGCGCCCAAGACGGTGCTGGCGGAGATTGTGTCTAACGGCCGCATTCCACGTGCCGATCGCCTGCTGATTACCAAAGGCAGCAGTAGCGGGATTCAGGTCGGGGATCCGGTAAGTGATGAAAAAGGCTTAATCGGGCAGGTAACCGGCGTGCAGCCAGCCACGGCAGAGGTTACGCTGATTAACAACCGTCAGTCGGTGATTCCTGCGATGGTGGCCGAAAGCGGTGTACGCACGTTGGTGTATGGACGGGGGGAAACGCTGGATTTACGTTATTTCCCTGTGTCAGCCGAGTTGAAAGAGGGCGATTTGCTGGTTACTTCCGGCATCGACAGTATCTACCCGGCTGGCATTCCGATTGCCAAAGTAACACATGCCGACCGCAACTCCGGCACACCGTATTACCGTACGGTGCTAACACCGGCGGCCAATCTGAGTAGCAGCAGTTATGTGCTGGTGATTCCGCAAAAACCGCAGTCGCCCGCTAGGCTACCTGAAACTGCTTCCGAGCCGCCAATCGAACAGGAGGCGCAGGAGTAA